Part of the Roseobacter litoralis Och 149 genome, TGACCTTTGTGCTGACCTTTGCAGGCACGGTCCAAACCCATGCACAGCGCGTGCAGGGCGACTATTTCATGGATGTTCAGGATGCGATCACCATCTTCTACTGGATGCGGTTCGGCTCCGGCATCGCCGTTGTGCTCGGGGCGCTGCTGTTCATCTACGCCGTGGCAGTCCCCCGCAAGGAGATCATCTCGCCCAGCGACAAACAACCGGTGGCTGCGGAATGAACATGCAATCTCCCACACTTGGCAAGGGGGCGGCTGACGCCCCCTTTTACATGCCACAAGGCTCCGAATGTGAGCTTTTTGAGGCGGCCTATGAAACCAATATGCCGCTTTTGCTTAAAGGGCCGACAGGGTGCGGCAAGACCCGCTTTGTCAGCCATATGGCTGCCCGCCTTGGTCGCCCGCTTTATACCGTGGCCTGTCATGACGATCTATCTGCGGCCGATCTGATCGGGCGCTATTTGCTCAAAGGCGGCGATACGGTTTGGGCCGATGGCCCGCTGACCCGTGCCGTGCGCGAAGGGGCGATCTGTTATCTCGATGAGGTCGTCGAGGCCCGCAAGGACGTCACCGTCGTGCTGCATCCGCTGACCGATGACCGGCGCATCCTGCCGATTGACCGCACTGGTGAAACGTTGGAGGCCGCGCCCGGCTTCATGCTGGTGGCCTCTTATAACCCCGGCTATCAGAATATCCTCAAAACGCTCAAACCCTCGACCCGGCAGCGGTTCTTGTCAGCCACTTTCGATTTCCCCCCGATGGATCAGGAGGTTGCGATTGTCGCGCAGGAAAGCGGGCTGGAGAGCGATCGTTGTCAGAACCTCGTGCGTCTTGCGGGCAAGTATCGCGCGCTCAAGGGTCAGGATATCGAGGAAGGTGTTTCAACCCGGCTGGTGATCTACACCGCAACGCTGATCGCCAAGGGCATGCCGCTCGAACAGGCCATCCACGCGGCGATGATCGAACCGCTGTCCGATGACGAGGACGTGCAGCAAGGCCTGAGCGACATCGTCACAGCAGTCTTTGGCTAACCTATGTCGGACGCGTTGGAACCTTGGGAGCCGGAAGAAACCATCGGCAAGATCTGGCACCGCTGGGCCAGCCATTTCGACGCGCCCGAACCCACACCCCCGCAGGCGGCTGTGCATCTGGAAGATGAAACCGCCCGCCTGTCGGTGCTGTTTCGGGGGTTGGGCGGTGATCCATCCGTCGAAATCCGCCCCGTCATGAACGCGGCCAGCCATCACCGGCTGAGCTGGCGGCGCAAGCTGGGCACCTGGGTCGAGCACGCGCCCCAGGCCAGCTTTGACGGCGGTATCCTGCGCCTGCCGATTACCCTCGATCTGTTTGCTGATAGCGCATTGAACCGCGGCCTTTATACGTGGTTGGCGGTCTGCGCTGCCGGTGTGCGCGCCATCCCTGCGACACCGGATGATCCGCTGGCCGCTGATCTGGCCTATCTGCATGCAGGGCAGGAAATGGCCCTGCGCGCGCTGACGCAATACCCCGGTTTCAAGACACTGTTCGTGGCTCTGAAAGACGCGCATCTGGCCGCCCGCCCCCGCACCGCCCTGCCCCGCGCAGAGGCCAGCGCTGAAATGCTGGCGCGCTATGTTCTGGGTGAGGGCGACGCCCCCGAAGCGCCACCGGGGGCCGCCCCGCGCAAGTATCGCTCCTTGCGCCCCGTGCCGCTATGGCCCCGACTGATGCCCGGTGGTCCCAGTGCTTTTCAGACCATCGATGACATCCCCGAAGACGCCGAAACAGGCACCGAGGAAACGCTGGAAACGACCAAAAAGGGCAAACGCAAAGCCGCCGATCAGACCGAGCGGCGCGACAGCCTGATCCTGCATAAATTCGAAGCGATCCTGAGTTTTACCGATTTCCTGAACCTGAACCGCCGCACCGACGACGATGATCTGGAGGCGGCGAAAAAGGCCATGGATGACCTTGAGGAACTCTCTCTCACCGATATCTCCAAAGCGCCTGCCAGCAAATTCAAGCTGAACCTCGATCTGGCCCCGTCTGATGTGAACCGCGAGGCGATCTCGGGCAAACACACCTATGACGAATGGGATGTGCAAAGCCACAGCTACCTGCCCGATCACTGCCGGGTCTTTGCCTCGGAAACCGAACCCGCCGATGCCCCTGCCCCGCAGGATGCCGCCGCCAAACGCCGCATCCGCAACGTGCGCCGTCAGTTCGAAACCTTTCGCCCGCGCCCCGTCACGTTGAAATCGCAGCCCGATGGGGACACGCTGGATTTGT contains:
- a CDS encoding CbbQ/NirQ/NorQ/GpvN family protein codes for the protein MNMQSPTLGKGAADAPFYMPQGSECELFEAAYETNMPLLLKGPTGCGKTRFVSHMAARLGRPLYTVACHDDLSAADLIGRYLLKGGDTVWADGPLTRAVREGAICYLDEVVEARKDVTVVLHPLTDDRRILPIDRTGETLEAAPGFMLVASYNPGYQNILKTLKPSTRQRFLSATFDFPPMDQEVAIVAQESGLESDRCQNLVRLAGKYRALKGQDIEEGVSTRLVIYTATLIAKGMPLEQAIHAAMIEPLSDDEDVQQGLSDIVTAVFG
- a CDS encoding nitric oxide reductase activation protein NorD, which produces MSDALEPWEPEETIGKIWHRWASHFDAPEPTPPQAAVHLEDETARLSVLFRGLGGDPSVEIRPVMNAASHHRLSWRRKLGTWVEHAPQASFDGGILRLPITLDLFADSALNRGLYTWLAVCAAGVRAIPATPDDPLAADLAYLHAGQEMALRALTQYPGFKTLFVALKDAHLAARPRTALPRAEASAEMLARYVLGEGDAPEAPPGAAPRKYRSLRPVPLWPRLMPGGPSAFQTIDDIPEDAETGTEETLETTKKGKRKAADQTERRDSLILHKFEAILSFTDFLNLNRRTDDDDLEAAKKAMDDLEELSLTDISKAPASKFKLNLDLAPSDVNREAISGKHTYDEWDVQSHSYLPDHCRVFASETEPADAPAPQDAAAKRRIRNVRRQFETFRPRPVTLKSQPDGDTLDLSAVIRARADIAATGSAHDRLWCQTRPSSRNLAVSILIDTSRSTESAVTGRAVIDIEREALTALAWGLHACGDPLAIHAFSSLRRNRVYVERCKDFTEPMSREVECKLASLRPGFYTRLGAAIRHVSADLQTTPQSAKLLLVLTDGKPNDIDHYEGRHGIEDTRMAVREARMRGQSVFGITVDPKGQSWFPRLFGPGGYAVIAQPEHLITTLPALYRQLVGDGG